A stretch of Onychomys torridus chromosome 2, mOncTor1.1, whole genome shotgun sequence DNA encodes these proteins:
- the Cdkn2c gene encoding cyclin-dependent kinase 4 inhibitor C — protein sequence MAEPWGNELASAAARGDLEQLTSLLQNNVNVNAQNGFGRTALQVMKLGNPEIARRLLLRGANPNLKDPTGFAVIHDAARAGFLDTVQALLEFQADVNIEDNEGNLPLHLAAKEGHLPVVEFLVKHTASNVGHRNHKGDTAFDVARFYGRNEVISLMEANGVGGASSLQ from the exons ATGGCCGAGCCTTGGGGGAACGAGTTGGCGTCCGCAGCTGCCAGGGGGGACCTAGAGCAACTTACTAGTTTGTTGCAAAATAATGTAAACGTCAACGCTCAAAATGGATTTGGGAGAACTGCGCTGCAG GTTATGAAACTTGGAAATCCAGAGATCGCCAGGAGACTTCTACTCAGAGGTGCTAATCCCAATTTGAAAGACCCAACTGGTTTCGCTGTCATTCATGATGCAGCCAGAGCAGGTTTCCTGGACACTGTACAGGCTTTGCTGGAGTTTCAAGCTGATGTTAACATTGAAGATAATGAAGGGAACCTGCCCTTGCACTTGGCTGCCAAAGAAGGCCACCTCCCTGTGGTGGAGTTCCTTGTGAAGCACACTGCCAGCAATGTGGGGCATCGGAATCACAAGGGGGACACTGCCTTCGACGTGGCCAGGTTCTATGGAAGAAATGAGGTCATTAGCCTGATGGAGGCAAATGGAGTTGGGGGAGCTTCAAGTCTACAGTGA